A stretch of Nonomuraea africana DNA encodes these proteins:
- a CDS encoding ABC transporter ATP-binding protein — protein sequence MNPMQTVDLIAVTKHYAHGVTALEDVSIGFGAGTFTAVMGPSGSGKSTLLQCAAGLDRPSSGRVVVDGRDLATLNDRKLTLLRRDRIGFVFQSFNLLPSLTAAQNVALPLRLAGRRPDPQQVRHGLAAVGLAERMNHRPAEMSGGQQQRVAIARALVSRPAVLFADEPTGALDANTSRDVLRLMRDLVDRQAQTIIMVTHDPVAASYADRVVFLADGRVYGELHDPSAELIATRMLQLEASC from the coding sequence ATGAATCCCATGCAAACGGTCGATCTGATCGCGGTCACCAAACACTACGCGCACGGCGTCACGGCACTGGAGGACGTGTCGATCGGCTTCGGCGCCGGCACGTTCACCGCTGTGATGGGACCATCAGGGTCGGGCAAGTCGACCTTGCTGCAGTGCGCCGCCGGACTCGATCGGCCGAGCTCGGGGCGGGTCGTGGTGGACGGCCGGGACCTGGCGACGCTCAACGACAGGAAGCTGACGCTGCTGCGGCGCGATCGGATCGGGTTCGTGTTCCAGTCCTTCAACCTGCTGCCTTCGCTCACCGCCGCCCAGAACGTCGCGCTGCCGCTGCGCCTGGCCGGCCGCCGGCCCGATCCCCAGCAGGTACGCCACGGCCTGGCCGCGGTGGGCCTGGCCGAGCGCATGAACCACCGCCCCGCCGAGATGTCCGGCGGCCAGCAGCAGCGCGTCGCCATCGCCCGGGCGCTGGTCAGCCGCCCCGCCGTGCTGTTCGCCGATGAGCCCACCGGCGCCCTGGACGCGAACACCAGCCGCGACGTGCTGCGCCTGATGCGCGACCTGGTCGACAGGCAGGCGCAGACGATCATCATGGTCACCCACGACCCGGTGGCGGCCTCCTACGCCGACCGCGTGGTGTTCCTGGCCGACGGCCGGGTCTACGGGGAGTTGCACGACCCGAGCGCCGAGCTGATCGCCACCCGGATGCTGCAGTTGGAGGCATCGTGCTGA